The stretch of DNA acaaggccccgactatacctaaaaccgaatacacaaagtacaaaagatataTGACCGCAAAATGAAGTGGGGTTaaccaagtcagctggaaagaaggtgtactgctatcgctgatcaatatctcctgttgggaaaccacctgcatccatttaaagatgcagcgccctcggcaaaagggacgtttgtaccgtcgaatagcactagtatgtataactaaaaagTCTcaaaatagaatgacaaataatacaaacaagattatcataatatcaatgaaagccttagataacatcaaacctcaatttaggataaaGACTGTTCAAATTAATTCCCAtgtctcacattgggagatttttagtatcgatataccattgtccacaataccattattcacaaaaccagtaccaccgtacgcttagcacggagtctgatcatgacccgatcagctaggccatctcattagagacatcaaccacaatttctctcaatatcaataccaccgtctttaacatggagtccgatcacaacccgatcggcaaAGATATCCATTAGGTACATCAACCACAATtgccatttcaattataatttccagcacaatcaccaccatgtgtgcggcatggtgtccgatcacgacccgaccggttaggctgtcttatttgagacatcaacctttttatatcaatcattgcattttgtattactttcacatcttttcatttcattggcactaatggacataattataagatcattcttggcacgttggccatattcagtatttcatgctcaccttatcaatttcaaatatcattatcatcgtcaacaacaaatacaattcaaatcaaggtgtgtagtacacatgtgagcaatttagagtctacggcacatagagatatttcaaaaaatttggcataatagccttcatttgaatttGACTTAAAGtctaaacattattaatgcacaacccatattttaacacatcctcaattggtaacataacatgaataaagcatttgggatgctttttgaacatatatctttcaacccaatcttactcggaatagccagtttcataatgaatcactcgagaCTTACATTATTTACAttaatatcgtgggattcaattctaagagaagagtttagccaagatacctcacttgagctttcttaaactctaaaacgttccggaattcctAGAAACTTCAATATATTGTAGAAATATACCAAATTTAATCAAAActtggaagatgatcatggttctagctcacttgagcattttatcaaacactaggtgtgcataaggtttcaatgtcctttttatgaaggattccatcgtcccacaacccaatctttaccatttttagctccataatcttcctacaccctttggtaacacatgcatgtaaaataaacaactctcatgcccaaatattatcttgctagttacccattttcagaagatttcgaaattaggatttagggtgtagaatcttacctctaggatgaagacctagtgagcttcccttcttaatcttccaaaacttgagcaagaattgaagaaaagttattgaagaacaccttctcactctagggcactctctctcactctaaaatatcagattatgtctcaaaaatggcccgaagggtgtatttaacgaaatagggttgggttttaaaaacccaaaaatggagctctggaacaaggtatgcgatcgcataaccgatacacggaccgcatatcggtcgcataattgattacaaaatagccaaaagaactgtctgtgtatgcggtcttcataactgttatgcggtcgcataatgcactgcataacagttatgcggtcacatagtcgaccgcatagttgcttctaACCGACCCAATTAATTgcctcactttgcggccattatgcggtccgcagagtggttctgcggtcgcataatagacctcagaaatgcacttttccgccaaaaattttcctttacttttcggtgcatttttcaacccaaaaagtccgagccgcggctcgcaagctcgctgcgaagaatttctacaatcctataacatgtaagcctagtccggcaccatgaaacattattttctttgcaaattttaccttgctttacacttaagtacttcgaaatttttcaggGTGTTACACTAAGTCACaaattggataattcttctcatggttcttgagttgcctagaagcataagcgatcagcttgccatgttgcattagcACACCCCCAAGTCCAACCCTTGAAGCATCACagtataccacaaacccatctgtAACCTCCGGTAGGGTTAACACCGGTGTCGAAGTTAACATTGACTTCAAATCTTGAtagctcttttcacaagcatctaaccACTGAAATGTAGCTGCCTTTTGcatcaatttggtcaatggataGTCAAGAGAATAGAACCCCGCTAAAAATCTTCTATAGTACCCAACTAGGCCCAAAACACTGTGAATCTTAGTCGGAGttgtaggtctaggacaattcttcATAGTTGTAATCTTCTGACAATCGACCTGGATTCCctcactagagacaacatgacccaagaaagcgtctgactctagccaaaactcacatttcgagaactttgcatacaatttgTGCTGATATATAATCTGTAGAACTGTCATAAGATGATCAGCGTGGTCCTCTGGACTTTGTGAATacacaaggatatcgtcaatgaacactatgaaaGAGTTGATGAAAGGCTTGAAGACctaattcataagatccatgaaagttatCGGGGCATTctttagcccaaaagacattaccagaaactcgaAGTGCCCATACTGAGTCCTAAAAGCTTCTTTTGGAATAttctgctccctgatcttcaattggtgatacttcGATCTTAGATCAATCTTGGAGAAGCACCTAGCACCTTGCGACTGATCAAACTAGTCATCTTTCCTTGGAAAcgaaaaattatttttgattgtgaccttattgaGCTACCGATGGTCAATACACATTCTAAATGACCCaactttcttccttacaaaaagaACCGGTGAGCCTCAAggagacacactcggtcggatgaaacatTTTTCTAACATATCTTtcaactgctccttcagttccttTAATTCTACCGGGGCCATTCTGTATGGTGGAATTGATATAAGCTGCATGCCTGGCAACACAtcgatcccaaaatcaatctccctatctggtgggattCCAGGAtgttcatcaggaaagacctctggaaattccTCCATAACTGGCACAAACTCAAGTGTCAGTGCCTCAGCCTCATTTTCCGTgactcggaccaaatggtagatGCACCCCTTGCTGATCATCTTCGCGGCCtaaaggtaagaaataaacctaatATTTGGCATatcatcatcccccttccactcaatggCTGGTTCGTCTGGAAACTCAAACCTGACGATTCTAGTTCGTCTATCAAGCTTGGCGAAATACGAATAAAGCCAGTTTATCCCtattataacatcaaaatcaaccccaattcaatgagatcggccatggtgtctcgACCATTTCAcagtgacaacacaatccctataaacccgcatgACCACgatagactcaccaactggagtagatacagagaacggctcatgaacctattccgattttatcccaaattccatagcaacataaggagtgacatatgacaaagtggaatcaGGATCTATAAGAGCATATAcgtcatgagattggacagtcaatatagctgtgacaacatctggagaagcctctgaactctggcgACCCCTTATAGCATAGAACCTGTTGGGTCCTcccaaactctgtgcaccacccctagctgcaccacgccctgagGGTGCTGGAGTACCTCGGGCTAGAGGAGGTGTTATAGAAGTGGTGGCTGCTGAACTGTCTAGCTGCGCCATACCCCTACCATCGCTCTGATAGGACGAAGGGCAATTCCTCTGAATATGACACCTAAGACCAAACTCATAGCATATAGGATGGTCCATATAGCAGACTCCTGAGTGCATCTTTGCACACATAAGGCATGTGGGCCTCTACTGCGGTTGGAACCTCCCACCCGACTGACCCTGCTGATAAGATCACATGTTGCCCTCACTAGGCCTGAAGTGATTCCACTACTGCTGAGCTAGAATTGATGGTCGTGCACCGACTGAAGACTTAGCAAATGACTAGATCGGTCCAGGTGACCCTCCCCTAAATACTATCCTTCCACCACTACCCCCACTGGAAGAACCACCCAAGTTGCCCGTAAGCCGGGGCTTCTTGTTACCATCTCGCTCCTTCCTGGCCTTCAATTTCTGGGTCTCTATGGCTTGAGAAAAtaccaccatcttcccatagtccATGTCAGAAGTCAAGGTAGTTATAGCGGCCTCGTTGATAACCAAAGAGATAAGGCATTGCACGAACCAGCGCAGACTAGcttccatagtgggcaacatgttaACAACATACATGGACAGATGTGCGAacctcatatggtaatcccacacactcatacTACCTTGTCATAAGTTCCCAAACTCGGTGGCACAGGCTGCCCTAGCCTCAGCAGGCAATAGGTAATCAATGAAGGCATCTACAAACTCCATCCACTTTGCTGTAGGGCTACCTACCTAACGGGACTCCGTCCATAGCTCAAACCATGAATACTCCACCTCCTTAAGATGATAGGATGCCAATTCCACCGCTTCTATTTTTGTAGCATGCATAACGCGAaaagtcttgtgcatctcatcaataaagtcccGAGGGTCCGCCTCGAGCTTAGTACCCGTGAATACTGGAGGATCCTACTGAAGAAATTgattcaccctggaactagctaAATCTACTTGCTGGCTAGAGGAAGTAGACGTGACATTccatctctgggcctgggaagccactatctgagtaaACATATGtgtggctcccctaagatccccattagAAACACTAGGATCCGGAGTTGAGACTGGAGGAGGAATCATTGCATTTTTAGCAAGAGATGGAATTGGTGCATTCACAGCAGGAGTAGTAGAATCAAGAGGTTTTATGGTTTGGGGAATGCCTTCACCCCTCGGGTTCTCACCTGTAACATCAGGTATCTCATTATCTGCCATTCCTGGGGTGGCATTGGCCCTTTGGCCAttccttgccttcttcttaggcgcggcgccatatactgaaaattagaacAATGCAAGGGTTAAAATGGAGATCAGTCTTACAatcagctctatcgcacgatctagaatatcaaagaagggtgacattcctaaatatccaagtagcatcctaattgtagatgtggtcgacaatacaccgataataaggactctaatAGACACGGCTCctagacatcctaggacacttatAAAAACTTATGCTCTGATACCGAGATGTCCcgatcaagcaagcctacttaatTCCTACTAACCAACCTTACCAGTGAATAATGTAAAGATAAATGTAAAGATTTAGAGAAACGAGGGGATAGCATGTACAACACTAATTCCATTACTTGTACAAACTTCATTTACAATTTTCAAAACGTTACACGTCCATAACATAAAAGTGGAAATACATTTGACAGCTATAGCATTTCTAGTTTGTTATTCCCAaatcaatatacaacccacactatgtctgcAGAGCCTCAAAATGGAACAGAAGAGTAGTGTGAAAGTGCTAGTGACAAGGCCCCGGTAATACCTCAAAATACAATGCACAAGGAGCAAAAGACATAAGACCCCGATagaaagtggggctcaccaagttagctgagaAGAAGGTGTACCGCTATCAATGATTGATACCGCCTGCTGTGGAACAACCTGCAtcaattaaagatgcagcgtccccggcaaaagggacgttagtacatatggaatagtactagtatgtaaagctaaataccaTCCCATGGAACAGAGTAACAACATAAAAGAAGAGGAATATGAAATCAATTAGAaactcaaataatattaaaaatccGAAGTTAAGGGCAAGGTAACTCCTCAAGTAAATACCAATATTtcaagttgggagatctttagtaccgatataccatcaTGCATATGGCATGGAGTCTGATCTCTGCCCGATCAACTAAGCTATCTCACCCCAAAGTATGAGGGTTGACAATGaaacacaacaccaccatgtgcgcgacatgATCTCGGATCtccgcccgatcggctaagccgtctcaccacaatgccgtatgGTTCGACATGGTCCTTTCTAGCTATCAACTCATACCAATCGAGCATAATAATCTCAAATACAATATAAGGGGAACTCATCCCTCAATCAATCCCTACATCGACATGTGTAGTTTCAGGTTTTGGCATTTGTAACCCATCCTTCCTCGGTaacctaacgatactcccaaaaacactTATCATATAAAAGAATCACATTCATTTCATTTCCTTTCATACTTTCTTTCACTTCATTGGCACTCTTGAGCACAAAATGTAAAtcatcattcttggcacgatggccgcaTTTCATAATTCATACTTTCGTTCTTTCATTTGATATGGACtataaatcatttaaagcactTATAAATCATCCGTAAAATCATAGTTTCAGTTCATGAATACATAAGGGCTTAGAACACATTGAAAATATTTACAAATAAGAGCATAGTAATTTTATCGAAACTATGGATTGAGTTCATACCCATTTGATAAATCGATCATACTTCAGCTATTTTCCAAGGAAGAGCATGATAGACATGTAGTACAATTGAGACATGATTTGAGTAATTAGACCTTTGATAAATCAAGATATTAATGATGATTTAGCACGATAAGGATGGGAGCATCATCAAACCGCACTTGGAATTCATAAGGAACTAATGGAAATTCGATTCTATGgtaagggtttagccaacatacctcgattgTGCTTTCGTTAgagttactacaatgttccacTACCCTTGAAAACCTCAATCTATAGAAAGATGATTTAATTGGACCCTTATTAGGAAGGTGCTCATAGTATTCAGCTTACTTAGGCATTTCATCAAacattaagggtgtgtttggtatgaagaaaaatatttttcgaaaaatattttccaattttaccatgtttggttggcttatgAACTCAAATTTACCAATTtccaattttagaaaatattttccttatgaactcattttcctccaattggagaaaaatattttccttatgaagagaagggaaaatattttccaaaacttatTCTCAACCTTCCCCAAGCTTTCCAACAATATAACCCCACCCCTCTCTCCAAAAAggctttttgtttttcaaatttcagttttttttccgTCACCACCCACCCTCCAACCCCCctgcaaaaataattaaaatttttacttttttttgcaatttcaaatttctgtttattcgtttttctgcaccacccacccccaccccacaccaaaaaaaatttcttttttttgtaattttcaaatttctattttttttctgcaccaccccctccctccccccaccCCACTGCCCCCACCCCGCacaaaatttttatttatttttttacttatttttgtgtaattttaaatttctggtttttcgtttttctgcactcccccctccccccgggaaaaaacatattttttttttatattttcagttttagttttttcatctttcggtttacatgttcgaaattttacaagttccaaagttatgagttcggaggtttatatgtttggaagtttacgagtttagaaattataaagtttacGAATTCAAAATTTTGCGCTTTCCAAAGTTTAGCGGTtcggaagtttatgaaatttgtgggttcgaaAGGTTGCTGGTTTCGAAAGTTTAtgacttcatgtttattgtatctaaattatttatgaatactcttgagaagttatttttcttaatGTGCGTACCAAACACCAGAAAATGAATAAAATTACTacttattttccaagaaaatattttcttgaaaaatatttttcacgaaaaatattttccgttataccaaacataccctaagtgtgcaaatttgactataAGATTTCTATGGTGGAATTCCTTCAACCCACAACCAATCCCCCACCCCAATAGTTCACCAACATTAGTTCAATAACCGCCACACCACctttattggtacaagcatgtataaagacCAACTCTCACcctcaagaatcatacttctcattATTCATATTCAACccaatttcgaaattgagagctagggagtagaaccttacctctttgaaggAGACCATTTGAGTTCTTCCCTTAAATTCCTAAATCTTGATCAAGGAGTGGATTTATTGGAGTGATGGAGCTTCATTCTATCTCTAACTAGTTGTCACATCTCTCTAACATGCCAGATATTTTCCTTCAAAATGACCCTATTGAATTCTAATCAAAATGGGGCCGGGTTATAAAATACACAAAACGGACCCTCCGAACACAAATATGCAATCGCAGAGTGCaccacagaacaggtctgtggTCAGCGAAAGGGACCGCAAAATTGACCTCCAAAACAAGGCTGGTTTTTTTTAAGTCTGCGGCCGATTTGCGGTCCGTAGAGTAATTATGTGGTCGAATAATGGACCACAAATTCTTCCCCCAGAAGTTATTATGTCGAATATGAGATAGAAGTGCGGTCCGCGAAAAATCTATGCGGCTGCATAAAGGACAgcaaaatgacctccaaaattgAGCTTCTCATGTTCAACTCCATGCGATTATGCGGCACGCTGAACTAATCTGCCATGTTCCGAAAATTTTCCTCCACTAACTCCACAATGCATTGCACCACCTCAAAAGTCCATATTGTGGGCTCCCAACCACATGAGCTTACCTCGGCACCATGAGACCTCAAATTCTTGGTGAAATTCACGGGATCTTACATCCtctcccgcttaggatcattcctCCTCGAATGAGGAAAAGAGGTTGCCCGAATACCCAACATGACTTAGCTCTTCCCTCACACCCCAAGGTTTTCAAATTTGGCTAATTCCctaaattttcagaaatttcggcagagtttcctctataattaggcctatccacctatcagagagctCTAGAAACTAGTCCTAATAACATATGCATAGCACAACAATGTATCATAGAAGGAAAACAACATCAACCATAATGTCATAGCATTATATTACCAAAAAGGGCCTTTAAGCATAAAGTGTACAGGATTGAACATAACTCATAGAAAGTAAACTCCTAACATTCTTTTAAAGCACAACAATATGGCTACACAAACAAGTGAGAgtatttcttcttcatctcttcctcggcctccccgGTGGCCTATTCAACTTATTGATTTTGCCATAGCACTTTTATGGAGGCAATCTTTTTATTCCTCAAATTTCGTACTTGCCTATCAAAAATGGCAACCGAAATCTCCTCAAAGTCAAtttttcattaacctcaatagcctCCACCAGAACAATGAGGGTTgggtctccaaccaccttcttcaacacgGATACATGAAACATAGGGTGCACTAGAGACATCTCACGATCAATGAGTTGTTTCTTTCTCTTTTTCCCTCCATGATACCCCACAACCTGTTTTACTCTTTCATTTACTTGTATTTGAACCTCCTCAGCCTTCTGTTTCTCATTTTCAGGAACAATTTTGGCTATATCTTTTGTACCTTTACCAGGTTCTTCTTCTACTACTGTCATAATAATATTAGATTTCCAACTCCATCTTTCTTTTGTTGCTCTTCTTTTTGTCTGTTTCACTACTGCTTATTCATCTTGCACTCACCAGTTAAGTGCCCAAAGTGATTACAATCCTGGTAGAATCTAGGTTGCGTGTCACTATCCAAACTCCCACCGGAGCCGTGACGATGCCTAACaccacttgttaggcaagctaataattaaacaataacaataatcaaaatAATGGGACTAAATAATCTCAATAACGGGAAAATCATTGCAATATCTGAAGTAAATAGCATTTGGAAAGAGAAGCATTTAATGGAGCAACCATTACCAAATATCATAGTATTTACTCCCAACATTATGCAGTCATTAAGAGGGATTTTAATTTATCTTTATTAGGGCGTGATTTTGGGATCTTGTCTCCTTTAGATTTAACTATAAATAACAACATTCAAACTCATTGTAAGGACACAAAATACTTGAATTACAAGGGCTAATGTTCTTTCTCTCATTATTTTATTCGGGCCTCTCTTTCGAGAGTGCCTTCTTTCCAATCTATAAATATAGTATTTGCTTGCTATTCATATTATTTCTGCTTGACTAGTACCAAGAACTCCATTTTTACTGAATTCTACGTCCGGGCGCTTTGCAGCCCCTACTTTCACATTTCTTCTTATGAAACTACTTGGTCTACTTCCATTTAGACTAACCTGGTTCTGGCTTAGAAGACGCAATTTCATGAGATGTAACCGAAGTCATAGAGAAAAAAGTAGGCTTGTTTTTCATGAGATGGTCCATTGGGTCAATCTGAAATTCAGGCTAGTTTTTTCTTTAattatctttattttatttcctttatCCTTAGTTATCTTATTAATCGCATCAACCtaattcacgtgtctataaaccatgtttacaaattcaactgtaacTTTTTTGCTGGTAAATAATTCTGCTTTATCTTTTTGGTTAGTCTCCTTTACATTTGAGCCATGAAAGGCTGTGGTCATTTAaattagttatatatatatatatatatatatatatatatatatatatatatatatatatatataaataattcgAATAAAGCTATCTCTTTttatcatattattatttttcctAACATATTATTTGAGTTGATACAGAAAGAGTACTAATTCTATACttgtgattttctttttctcGGATTACGGTTTTAAAAAGCATGACAAATTTCTTAAGATTAATGTTTACgtactcattttttgtattttttagtTTAAACAAGCATGAACAAAtttcttcctttatttttttctttacttgCTAAGAGTTTAATAAgcttgtttaccctaaaaacggataacaattgaatttatatatggTTTTAAAGACACGTGATtttaaaagcaaatcaaatgAGATGTGCAGCTTTGGCCCTCGAACCAAATGAAATAGCAAATGAAATATTAGCAGAGTAACAATGTATTGAGAACTTAAAGAAAAGAatagtatattatttttttttactgcCTGACCCCCTTTACAAATGATCaggccccctttatatagtaggggagtcctattcttgatacaattctaaatacagtaaggacTCTCATGATAGGCTAATTAATCGATCTCTTCTTGATATGTGTCGTGATATCCGCCGAAATTCTCCCCCTaattgcggctataacggcttttttGTTTCTTAGCTCGATCTCAATCCTGGCAGATCTCGATCTTGATCTGTCTCTAGGTCTTCGAGCTCGATCTTTGCCGACCTAGATCTTGATcgatctctgggtctcgagctcgacaacATATACTTTGcaccatggctcgatattacaatgatgaaccttggaccatcgtgttccaatctcgattaatcaTACGAAGGAAAAAACTCGGTTTTGACTATATAGAAAGCTCAATGTGAGTTCAGTGATAACATATGTTATTTTCAGAAAAGAATGTAGGCTAATACTCTTTCACTCCATAATAAAGCAGAACTTTCACTCAGGGTATTACCAAATACTACATTCTCATAATCTTTGTATGTCCAATGCACTAGTAAGCATAAAAGTCATCTGTGAAGGGGAAATTAAAATCAGTTACCTTATCCAACATATCATAAAGAGCTAAAAGTTGCTGACAACTATTATGAGTCTAGCTATAATAACCTGAGAATTACAAGCACAGATGTTTATCTTTCACTTTATTAACTTGAGTACATTACTTCTTTCCCGTCAGAAAATCGTTCTGATTTAACTCCCATTAATAGCTTTCAGCTTCTTCGATCAATAGGATTCACCAGATGAGGGACGAAAAACAGAGAGATATAAGATAATTTTAAGCTA from Nicotiana tomentosiformis chromosome 11, ASM39032v3, whole genome shotgun sequence encodes:
- the LOC138901402 gene encoding uncharacterized protein produces the protein MYVVNMLPTMEASLRWFVQCLISLVINEAAITTLTSDMDYGKMVVFSQAIETQKLKARKERDGNKKPRLTGNLGGSSSGGSGGRIRNCPSSYQSDGRGMAQLDSSAATTSITPPLARGTPAPSGRGAARGGAQSLGGPNRFYAIRGRQSSEASPDVVTAILTVQSHDVYALIDPDSTLSYVTPYVAMEFGIKSE